One window of the Nocardia huaxiensis genome contains the following:
- the uvrC gene encoding excinuclease ABC subunit UvrC gives MADPATYRPAPGTIPVEPGVYKFRDAHKRVIYVGKAKSLRSRLNSYFADVTQLHPRTRQMVTTAASVEWTVVSTEVEALQLEYNWIKEFDPRFNVRYRDDKSYPVLAVSLNEEYPRVFVYRGARKKGVRYFGPYAHAWAIRETLDLLLRVFPVRTCSAGVFKRHNQIGRPCLLGYIDKCSAPCIGRVSAAEHRQIVDDFCDFLSGKTDRLVKQLEKRMLEASDELDFELAARLRDDVQALKRALEKQAVVLGTGTDADVIAFAVDELEVAVQIFHVRDGRVRGQRGWVVDKSGDAIDDIEAGGEVPALVEQFLTQFYGEQTAVAAQTGDETPGAVVPREVLVPALPNDAEQVQDWLSGLRGSAVQLRVPQRGDKKALAETVERNAKEALAQHKLKRAGDLTARSAALQGIQDALDLDSAPLRIECVDISHVQGTDVVASLVVFEDGLPRKSEYRHYAIKEAAGEGRSDDVASIAEVTRRRFAKLRRDLDAAVAADLETDSDATGPELPGIDPKTGKPRRFAYPPNLYVVDGGAPQVNAAAEVLDELGITDVAVVGLAKRLEEVWVPNEPDPVIMPRTSESLYLLQRVRDEAHRFAITFHRSKRSRRMTESALDSVPGLGQARKTALVTHFGSVAKLKQATVEQITEIPGIGVATAKAVLAALHTE, from the coding sequence GTGGCAGATCCCGCGACGTACCGGCCCGCGCCCGGCACCATCCCCGTCGAACCCGGCGTGTACAAGTTCCGGGACGCGCACAAGCGGGTCATCTACGTCGGCAAGGCGAAAAGCCTGCGCAGCCGGTTGAACTCGTACTTCGCCGATGTGACGCAGCTGCATCCGCGCACCCGGCAGATGGTCACCACCGCGGCCTCGGTGGAGTGGACCGTGGTGTCCACCGAGGTGGAAGCGCTTCAGCTGGAATACAACTGGATCAAGGAATTCGATCCGCGCTTCAATGTGCGCTACCGCGACGACAAGTCGTATCCGGTGCTCGCGGTGAGTTTGAACGAGGAGTACCCGCGCGTCTTCGTCTACCGTGGCGCGCGCAAGAAGGGCGTGCGGTATTTCGGCCCGTACGCGCACGCGTGGGCCATTCGCGAAACCCTGGATCTGCTGCTGCGGGTGTTCCCGGTGCGCACCTGTTCGGCGGGAGTCTTCAAGCGGCACAACCAGATCGGTCGCCCCTGCCTGCTCGGCTACATCGACAAGTGTTCCGCGCCGTGCATCGGCCGGGTCAGCGCGGCCGAGCACCGGCAGATCGTGGACGACTTCTGCGATTTCCTCTCCGGCAAGACCGATCGCCTGGTCAAGCAGCTCGAGAAGCGCATGCTCGAGGCGTCCGACGAACTCGATTTCGAACTCGCCGCCCGCCTGCGCGACGACGTGCAGGCGCTCAAGCGCGCCCTCGAGAAGCAGGCCGTGGTGCTGGGCACCGGCACCGATGCCGACGTAATCGCCTTCGCCGTGGACGAATTGGAGGTCGCGGTCCAGATCTTCCACGTGCGCGACGGCCGGGTGCGCGGTCAGCGCGGCTGGGTGGTCGACAAGTCCGGCGACGCCATCGACGACATAGAGGCCGGGGGAGAGGTGCCCGCCCTCGTCGAGCAGTTCCTCACCCAGTTCTACGGCGAGCAGACCGCGGTCGCCGCGCAGACCGGTGACGAGACGCCCGGCGCGGTGGTGCCGCGCGAGGTGCTCGTGCCCGCGCTGCCGAATGATGCCGAGCAGGTGCAGGATTGGCTGTCGGGCCTGCGTGGTTCGGCGGTGCAGCTGCGCGTCCCGCAGCGCGGTGACAAGAAGGCACTCGCCGAAACGGTCGAGCGCAATGCGAAAGAGGCCCTGGCGCAACACAAGCTGAAGCGCGCCGGCGATCTCACCGCCCGCTCGGCCGCGCTGCAGGGCATTCAGGACGCCCTGGATCTGGACAGCGCCCCGCTGCGCATCGAATGTGTGGATATCTCGCACGTACAGGGCACCGATGTGGTGGCCTCGCTGGTCGTCTTCGAGGACGGCCTGCCCCGCAAGTCCGAGTACCGGCACTACGCCATCAAGGAGGCGGCGGGCGAGGGCCGCTCCGACGACGTCGCCAGCATTGCCGAGGTGACCCGCCGCCGCTTCGCCAAACTCCGGCGCGATCTGGACGCCGCCGTGGCCGCCGACCTCGAAACCGATTCGGACGCAACGGGTCCGGAGCTACCCGGCATCGATCCCAAGACCGGCAAGCCGCGCCGTTTCGCCTACCCGCCCAACCTGTACGTGGTCGACGGCGGCGCACCGCAGGTCAATGCCGCCGCGGAGGTCCTCGACGAACTCGGCATCACCGATGTCGCGGTCGTCGGCCTGGCCAAACGCCTGGAAGAGGTGTGGGTTCCCAACGAACCCGACCCGGTGATCATGCCGCGCACCAGTGAGTCGCTGTATCTGCTGCAGCGGGTCCGTGACGAGGCGCACCGCTTCGCCATCACCTTCCACCGCAGCAAGCGCTCGCGCCGCATGACCGAATCCGCTCTGGACTCGGTGCCCGGCCTGGGGCAGGCCCGCAAGACCGCGCTGGTCACGCACTTCGGTTCGGTGGCCAAACTCAAGCAGGCCACGGTCGAGCAGATCACCGAGATCCCCGGCATCGGGGTGGCCACGGCCAAGGCGGTGCTAGCCGCCCTGCACACCGAGTAG
- a CDS encoding response regulator, translating to MTADVQVWIVDDRPAFRRVAAAMISVSAGFTVAGEAASGEDAVELIRTRFGDETGLILMDINMPGIGGIEATRRIRDRHPELAVVLMSTYDTSDLPEEVSQCGAAGYVHKEALTPQLLTRLWRDLSPPTAPFRFRTPPL from the coding sequence ATGACTGCAGACGTGCAGGTTTGGATCGTCGACGATCGCCCTGCCTTCCGGCGCGTGGCCGCCGCCATGATCTCGGTGAGCGCCGGATTCACCGTCGCCGGCGAGGCGGCCAGCGGGGAGGACGCGGTAGAGCTCATCCGCACGCGTTTCGGCGACGAGACCGGCCTGATCCTGATGGATATCAATATGCCCGGCATCGGCGGCATCGAGGCGACCCGCCGCATCCGCGACCGGCATCCGGAGCTGGCGGTGGTGCTCATGTCCACCTATGACACATCCGACCTACCCGAAGAGGTGTCCCAGTGCGGCGCAGCAGGTTACGTGCACAAAGAGGCGCTGACACCGCAGCTGCTGACCCGGCTGTGGCGGGATCTGTCGCCACCGACCGCACCGTTCCGATTCCGGACCCCGCCGCTCTAG
- the rapZ gene encoding RNase adapter RapZ, translating into MTRVEATNNAVENSSKPTGENDPQSHARRDASQPDESASPVEVVIVTGLSGAGRGTAARVLEDLGYYVADNLPPELIGRMVELGENADPPIHKLALVMDVRSRFFTGNLSAVTEQLRAAGVRTRILFLEASDDVLIRRFGFARRRHPLQSESADGTLTAGIAAERERLASVKTAADLVIDTTALSIHQLHRKLEEAYGGSATRALQLTIQSFGFKYGVPLDADMVLDLRFLPNPHWVPELREQTGQDAAVSEYVMSRPGAQDYLGTARHLVDLTTEGYRQEGKRYMTVAVGCTGGKHRSVAMAEGLGELLGAGMNSGSGDVVRVVHRDLGRE; encoded by the coding sequence ATGACGCGCGTCGAAGCCACCAACAATGCGGTCGAGAATTCAAGTAAGCCGACCGGTGAAAATGATCCACAGTCCCACGCCCGGCGCGACGCCTCGCAGCCGGACGAGTCCGCCTCCCCGGTGGAGGTCGTCATCGTCACGGGTCTGTCCGGCGCGGGGCGCGGCACCGCCGCCCGCGTGCTCGAGGACCTGGGCTACTACGTCGCCGACAATCTGCCGCCCGAGCTGATCGGCCGCATGGTCGAACTCGGGGAGAACGCCGATCCGCCCATCCACAAGCTGGCGCTCGTCATGGATGTGCGTAGTCGGTTCTTCACCGGGAATCTCTCGGCGGTGACCGAACAACTACGCGCCGCCGGTGTGCGCACGCGAATCCTGTTCCTGGAAGCCTCCGATGACGTGCTCATCCGTCGATTCGGATTCGCGCGCCGAAGGCATCCGCTGCAATCCGAGAGCGCCGACGGCACGCTCACCGCGGGCATCGCCGCGGAACGGGAACGCCTGGCGTCGGTGAAGACCGCCGCCGATCTGGTCATCGACACCACCGCGCTGTCGATCCACCAATTGCATCGCAAGCTCGAGGAGGCGTACGGCGGGAGTGCGACCCGCGCCCTGCAACTAACAATCCAATCGTTCGGTTTCAAGTACGGAGTACCACTGGACGCGGATATGGTGTTGGATTTGCGTTTCCTGCCCAATCCGCATTGGGTGCCCGAACTCCGCGAACAGACCGGACAGGATGCCGCGGTCAGTGAGTACGTGATGTCGCGCCCAGGCGCCCAGGACTATCTGGGCACCGCGCGGCACCTGGTGGATCTCACGACCGAGGGCTACCGCCAAGAGGGGAAGCGATACATGACCGTGGCAGTGGGCTGCACGGGCGGCAAACACCGCAGTGTGGCGATGGCCGAGGGGCTCGGCGAGCTACTCGGCGCCGGCATGAACAGCGGATCGGGTGACGTGGTGCGCGTGGTCCATCGGGACTTGGGGCGAGAATGA
- the whiA gene encoding DNA-binding protein WhiA, which yields MAMTAEVKDELSRLTVSQVSSRKAELSALLRFAGGLHIVGGRVIVEAEVDMGSIARRLRREIFELYGYGSDVHVLGAGGLRKTSRYVVRVSKEGEALARQTGLLDVRGRPVRGLPAQVVGGSIGDAEAAWRGAFLAHGSLTEPGRSSALEVSCPGPEAALALVGAARRMGISAKAREVRGTDRVVVRDGEAIGALLTRMGAQDTRLTWEERRMRREVRATANRLANFDDANLRRSARAAVAAAARVERALEILSEDVPDHLAAAGKLRVLHRQASLEELGQLADPPMTKDAVAGRIRRLLSMADRRAKELGVPDTESAVTAELLEEA from the coding sequence GTGGCGATGACAGCGGAAGTGAAGGACGAGCTGAGCCGGCTCACCGTATCTCAGGTGAGTTCGCGCAAGGCCGAACTGTCCGCGCTACTGCGGTTCGCCGGTGGATTGCACATCGTCGGCGGTCGCGTGATCGTCGAGGCCGAGGTGGACATGGGTTCCATCGCGCGCCGGCTGCGCCGGGAAATCTTCGAGCTCTACGGCTACGGCTCGGACGTGCATGTCCTCGGCGCGGGTGGGCTCCGGAAAACCTCCCGGTATGTCGTACGAGTTTCCAAGGAGGGCGAGGCGCTCGCGCGCCAGACCGGCTTGCTGGATGTCCGCGGACGGCCGGTCCGCGGGCTCCCGGCACAGGTGGTCGGCGGCAGCATCGGCGATGCCGAAGCCGCTTGGCGCGGAGCGTTTCTCGCCCACGGATCGCTCACCGAACCGGGCCGCTCCTCGGCCCTCGAGGTGAGCTGCCCCGGGCCGGAGGCCGCCCTCGCACTGGTGGGCGCCGCCCGCCGCATGGGCATCTCGGCCAAGGCACGCGAGGTCCGCGGCACCGACCGCGTGGTCGTGCGCGACGGCGAGGCCATCGGCGCCCTGCTCACCCGCATGGGTGCGCAGGACACCCGCCTCACCTGGGAGGAACGGCGCATGCGCCGCGAGGTGCGCGCGACGGCCAACCGTCTCGCCAACTTCGACGACGCGAACCTGCGTCGCTCCGCCCGTGCCGCCGTGGCCGCGGCCGCGCGGGTCGAGCGCGCTCTGGAGATCCTCTCCGAGGATGTGCCGGACCACTTGGCGGCGGCCGGCAAACTGCGCGTGCTGCACCGGCAGGCCTCACTCGAGGAACTCGGTCAGCTCGCCGATCCGCCGATGACCAAAGACGCTGTGGCGGGCCGCATTCGACGCCTGCTGTCGATGGCGGACCGGCGCGCCAAGGAACTCGGTGTGCCGGACACCGAATCCGCAGTCACCGCAGAACTGCTCGAAGAGGCCTGA
- a CDS encoding FAD-binding dehydrogenase produces the protein MIENPDVIVIGAGLAGLVATYELVQAGRKVLVLDQENRANLGGQAFWSLGGLFFVDSPEQRRLGVKDSLELAMQDWLGSAGFDREDEDHWARQWAEAYVKFAATEKRQYLFDLGLRVTPLVGWAERGGATADGHGNSVPRFHLTWGTGPEVVRVFLEPVLAAEQRGQVGFAFRHRVDELITEGDAVTGVRGSVLEDSSTERGVASSRNTVGEFEFQAKAVLVSSGGIGHNHELIRRNWPTDRLGPCPEHMISGVPAHVDGRMLAITEAAGGRIVNRDRMWHYTEGIHNWDPVWPDHAIRIIPGPSSLWFDANGKRLPAPCFPGYDTNATMKAILSTGYDYSWFVLTQSIIEKEFALSGSEQNPDITGKDLKLTLKSRVAKGAPGPVEAFKQHGVDFVVAENLPDLVAGMNKIARGPLLDAAELERQIVARDRELDNKYGKDAQLAAIGNARRYLGDKLGRVATPHKILDPAHGPLIAVRLNVLTRKTLGGLQTNLDSQVMRPDGAAYPGLYAAGEVAGFGGGGVHGYNALEGTFLGGCIFSGRAAGRAMARATR, from the coding sequence ATGATCGAGAACCCGGATGTCATCGTCATCGGAGCCGGTTTGGCCGGGCTGGTCGCCACTTACGAACTGGTCCAGGCCGGTCGCAAGGTACTGGTGCTGGATCAGGAGAACCGCGCGAACCTGGGCGGGCAGGCCTTCTGGTCGCTGGGCGGGCTGTTCTTCGTGGACAGTCCCGAGCAGCGCAGGCTGGGGGTGAAGGATTCGCTCGAGCTGGCCATGCAGGACTGGCTGGGGTCGGCCGGATTCGACCGCGAGGACGAGGACCACTGGGCGCGGCAGTGGGCCGAGGCGTACGTGAAATTCGCGGCCACCGAGAAGCGGCAGTACCTGTTCGACCTCGGGCTGCGGGTCACGCCGCTGGTCGGCTGGGCCGAGCGCGGCGGCGCGACCGCCGACGGACACGGCAACTCGGTGCCGCGATTCCATCTGACCTGGGGCACCGGGCCGGAAGTGGTGCGGGTGTTCCTGGAGCCGGTGCTCGCGGCCGAGCAGCGCGGGCAGGTCGGCTTCGCCTTCCGGCATCGGGTGGACGAACTGATCACCGAGGGTGACGCGGTGACCGGGGTGCGCGGCAGCGTGCTCGAGGACAGCAGCACCGAGCGCGGCGTGGCCTCGTCACGGAATACGGTGGGCGAGTTCGAATTCCAGGCCAAGGCGGTGCTGGTGTCCTCCGGCGGCATCGGCCACAACCATGAGCTGATCCGCCGCAACTGGCCGACCGATCGGCTCGGCCCCTGCCCGGAGCACATGATCTCGGGCGTGCCCGCGCATGTGGACGGGCGCATGCTGGCCATCACCGAGGCGGCCGGTGGGCGCATCGTGAACCGGGATCGCATGTGGCACTACACCGAAGGCATCCACAACTGGGATCCGGTGTGGCCCGATCACGCCATCCGCATCATTCCCGGGCCGTCGTCGCTGTGGTTCGACGCCAATGGAAAGCGCCTGCCCGCACCGTGTTTCCCGGGTTACGACACCAACGCCACCATGAAGGCGATCCTGTCGACCGGCTACGACTACTCGTGGTTCGTGCTCACCCAGTCGATCATCGAGAAGGAGTTCGCCCTCTCGGGGTCCGAGCAGAATCCCGATATCACCGGCAAGGATCTGAAACTCACGCTCAAGAGCCGCGTGGCCAAGGGCGCGCCGGGTCCGGTCGAGGCGTTCAAGCAGCACGGCGTGGATTTCGTTGTCGCCGAGAATCTCCCGGATCTGGTCGCCGGAATGAACAAGATCGCCCGCGGGCCGCTGCTGGATGCCGCCGAGCTCGAGCGCCAGATCGTCGCCCGCGACCGGGAACTCGACAATAAATACGGCAAGGACGCGCAGCTCGCGGCCATCGGCAATGCGCGCCGCTATCTCGGCGACAAGCTGGGCCGGGTCGCCACCCCGCACAAGATCCTCGATCCCGCGCACGGCCCGCTCATCGCCGTCCGGCTCAATGTCCTGACGCGAAAGACCCTGGGCGGCTTGCAAACCAACCTGGATTCCCAGGTCATGCGGCCCGACGGCGCGGCCTACCCGGGCCTGTACGCCGCGGGTGAGGTGGCCGGATTCGGCGGCGGCGGCGTGCACGGCTACAACGCGCTGGAAGGCACCTTCCTCGGCGGCTGCATCTTCTCCGGCCGCGCCGCGGGCCGGGCCATGGCGCGCGCCACCCGCTGA
- a CDS encoding winged helix-turn-helix domain-containing protein, whose translation MPNSASPAVSLASARRTALAAQGFATPRSSGPATRRTLAKVLDNTRLLQLDSVSAVVRAHYAPVFARIGAYDRALLDEFAWSHSARRPRQLIEYWAHEAALLPVRDWPLLRWRMEQYRHGRWNGMRQVLERNPHLADEVKGVLKEFGPSTAGEVERHLELDRPRAKDHWGWNYSDTKVVCEALFAAGEVTVPKRVNFQRHYDLTENVVPAEVLAREIDEAEAVRELVRRAAAAHGIGTETDLRDYYRLNRRQTEPAIAELIEAGELEQVTVQGWAKPAYLHASARTPRRITGSALLCPFDPLIFFRDRTERLFDFHYRIEIYTPEHKRVHGYYVFPFLLDGELVARVDLRADRATGRLLVPGAFAEPGHETSRLATELAAALREMADWLELDTIEVGERGDLAAALRAAVCR comes from the coding sequence GTGCCGAATTCCGCTTCCCCTGCCGTGAGCCTCGCCTCGGCGCGTCGCACGGCTCTCGCCGCCCAGGGTTTCGCCACCCCCAGGTCCAGTGGCCCGGCCACCCGCCGCACGCTCGCGAAAGTGCTCGACAACACGCGCCTGCTGCAGCTGGACTCGGTGTCGGCGGTGGTGCGCGCGCACTACGCACCGGTCTTCGCGCGCATCGGCGCCTACGATCGCGCCCTGCTGGACGAGTTCGCCTGGAGTCACAGCGCTCGCCGGCCGCGGCAGCTCATCGAGTACTGGGCGCACGAGGCCGCGCTGCTGCCGGTGCGGGATTGGCCGTTGCTGCGGTGGCGGATGGAGCAGTACCGGCACGGACGCTGGAACGGGATGCGGCAGGTGCTGGAACGCAATCCGCATCTGGCCGACGAGGTGAAGGGCGTGCTGAAGGAGTTCGGGCCCAGCACCGCCGGGGAGGTCGAACGCCACCTCGAGCTGGATCGCCCACGCGCCAAAGATCATTGGGGCTGGAACTACAGCGATACCAAGGTGGTGTGCGAGGCGCTGTTCGCCGCCGGCGAGGTCACGGTGCCCAAACGCGTGAACTTCCAACGCCATTACGACCTCACCGAGAATGTCGTTCCCGCCGAGGTGCTGGCGCGCGAGATCGACGAGGCCGAGGCGGTGCGGGAACTGGTGCGCCGCGCCGCGGCCGCACACGGCATCGGCACCGAAACCGATCTGCGCGACTACTACCGGCTCAATCGCCGTCAAACCGAGCCCGCCATCGCGGAACTCATCGAGGCGGGCGAGCTGGAACAGGTGACCGTGCAGGGCTGGGCCAAGCCCGCCTACCTGCACGCCTCCGCCCGCACGCCGCGCCGCATCACCGGGTCGGCGCTGCTGTGCCCGTTCGATCCGCTGATCTTCTTCCGCGATCGCACCGAGCGGCTCTTCGACTTCCACTACCGCATCGAGATCTACACGCCGGAACACAAACGGGTGCACGGATATTACGTCTTTCCGTTCCTGCTCGACGGCGAACTCGTCGCCCGGGTGGACCTGCGCGCCGACCGGGCCACGGGCCGCCTGCTGGTGCCCGGCGCCTTCGCCGAGCCCGGACACGAAACCTCGCGCCTGGCAACCGAACTCGCCGCGGCACTGCGGGAGATGGCGGACTGGCTCGAACTCGACACCATCGAGGTGGGTGAGCGCGGTGATCTCGCCGCCGCACTGCGAGCCGCGGTGTGCCGCTGA
- a CDS encoding sensor histidine kinase — translation MAGSVATDRTVPIPDPAALVTRKRLRQFVLAAQANTVFLLGLAFIMLWLRPGNYWTVAVIVLLLLDGLILAAMLRLVRQGRFATVVTTIAVLVWVSSIAGSYLTPATLSLHLVIALLPAIFVVPYVARRRLPLFAGATVGSVVASAVVAIPVMEYPPLPARYATVAGLAAVSVLIMLVLWHTADTLGTVARAARLNAQALTKSQRLLAERAEQLAASRARLVEATDAERRRLERDLHDGAQQHLVAVAVTLQLARQLASPECERLLAEAGELLQTAIAEIRRLAHGIYPVLLAQGGLRAALPAAAVRCPIPVNVHVEELGRYRAEVETALYYCCLEALQNAAKHGGPRARVSVSAWQSPRTLTVTVSDDGVGFDPATTGSGAGLTNMTDRLAVIGGTLSVRSAPGVGTRVTATVPTEPISGAAAAQTTAGGPATGPLATHARYLSSEEMGRITGNSPV, via the coding sequence GTGGCGGGATCTGTCGCCACCGACCGCACCGTTCCGATTCCGGACCCCGCCGCTCTAGTCACCCGGAAACGGTTGCGGCAGTTCGTCCTCGCGGCACAGGCCAATACCGTGTTCCTGCTGGGGCTGGCGTTCATCATGCTGTGGCTGCGCCCCGGCAACTACTGGACCGTCGCGGTGATCGTGCTGCTGCTGCTCGACGGCCTCATCCTGGCGGCCATGCTGCGGCTGGTGCGGCAGGGCCGGTTCGCCACCGTCGTCACCACTATCGCTGTGCTGGTGTGGGTTTCGTCCATCGCCGGGTCGTATCTGACGCCCGCCACCCTGTCGCTGCATCTGGTGATCGCGCTGCTGCCGGCCATTTTCGTGGTGCCCTATGTGGCGCGGCGACGCCTGCCGCTGTTCGCCGGGGCGACCGTCGGCAGTGTCGTGGCCTCGGCGGTGGTGGCCATTCCGGTGATGGAGTATCCGCCGCTGCCCGCCCGCTATGCGACGGTGGCCGGGCTCGCGGCGGTGTCGGTGCTGATCATGCTGGTGCTCTGGCACACCGCCGACACGCTGGGCACGGTCGCGCGGGCGGCGCGGTTGAATGCGCAGGCGCTCACCAAGTCTCAGCGGTTGCTGGCCGAACGCGCCGAGCAGCTGGCGGCCTCGCGGGCCCGGCTGGTGGAGGCGACCGACGCCGAGCGGCGGCGGCTGGAACGGGATCTGCACGATGGCGCGCAACAGCATCTGGTGGCGGTCGCGGTGACCTTGCAGCTGGCGCGGCAACTGGCGAGCCCGGAGTGCGAGCGGCTGCTCGCCGAGGCGGGCGAACTGCTGCAGACCGCCATCGCCGAGATCCGACGGCTCGCGCACGGCATCTATCCGGTGCTGTTGGCGCAGGGCGGATTACGCGCGGCACTGCCCGCCGCGGCGGTGCGCTGCCCGATCCCGGTGAACGTGCACGTGGAGGAGCTGGGGCGCTATCGCGCCGAGGTCGAGACCGCGCTCTACTACTGCTGCCTCGAGGCCCTGCAGAATGCCGCCAAACACGGGGGGCCGCGGGCGCGGGTGTCGGTGTCGGCGTGGCAGAGCCCGCGGACGCTGACCGTCACTGTCTCCGACGACGGCGTAGGATTCGATCCCGCCACAACGGGTTCCGGGGCGGGACTGACGAATATGACCGACCGGCTCGCGGTCATCGGCGGCACCCTGAGCGTGCGCTCGGCGCCGGGCGTGGGCACCCGGGTCACCGCGACCGTGCCCACCGAGCCGATCAGCGGCGCGGCAGCGGCGCAGACGACGGCGGGCGGACCGGCAACCGGCCCGCTCGCCACGCATGCGCGCTACTTGTCGTCGGAGGAGATGGGCCGGATCACCGGGAACTCACCGGTGTAA
- a CDS encoding gluconeogenesis factor YvcK family protein produces the protein MTARESNPAIVALGGGHGLYATLTAARRLTRKITAVVTVADDGGSSGRLRSELGMLPPGDLRMALAALAEESDGIWARTLQHRFGGTGALAGHSVGNLILAGLTEELGDPVAALDEAGKILRITGRVLPMSPIALTIEADVSGLEGDPRVSRCIRGQVAVATTPGKVRRVRLIPSDPPACTEATSAIEHADVVVLGPGSWFTSVIPHVLVPELHEALLHTRARKVLVLNLAAEPGETAGFSAERHLHVLSQHAPDFTVDQVLVDSGSVPEGREREHVARAAEQLRARVTFADVAEAGTDRHHPGKLAAALDQVIRQPRPELAELRIEGRHMGQRVRSGLGGKERVSWR, from the coding sequence ATGACTGCGCGAGAATCGAATCCGGCGATCGTGGCGCTGGGCGGCGGGCACGGCCTGTACGCCACGCTGACCGCGGCCCGCCGGCTCACCCGCAAGATCACCGCGGTGGTGACGGTCGCCGACGACGGTGGCTCGTCGGGACGATTGAGATCCGAACTGGGCATGCTGCCGCCCGGCGACCTACGGATGGCCCTGGCCGCGCTGGCCGAGGAGTCCGACGGCATCTGGGCCCGCACCCTGCAGCACCGCTTCGGCGGCACGGGCGCGCTGGCCGGGCACTCGGTCGGCAACCTGATCCTGGCCGGGCTCACCGAGGAATTGGGTGATCCCGTCGCGGCTCTGGACGAAGCGGGCAAAATTCTGCGCATTACGGGCCGGGTGCTACCCATGTCCCCGATCGCGCTCACCATCGAGGCCGACGTCTCCGGGCTCGAGGGCGACCCGCGCGTAAGCCGTTGCATCCGTGGGCAAGTCGCGGTCGCGACGACCCCCGGCAAGGTGCGCCGGGTGCGCCTGATCCCCTCGGATCCGCCCGCCTGCACCGAGGCGACCTCGGCCATCGAACATGCCGATGTGGTGGTGCTCGGCCCCGGGAGCTGGTTCACCAGCGTCATCCCGCACGTGCTGGTGCCCGAATTGCACGAAGCTCTGCTGCATACTCGGGCGCGGAAAGTACTGGTGCTCAACCTCGCTGCGGAACCGGGCGAAACGGCCGGATTCTCCGCGGAGCGGCACCTGCATGTATTGTCCCAGCACGCACCGGATTTCACAGTCGACCAGGTTTTGGTCGATTCAGGTTCCGTACCGGAGGGTAGGGAACGCGAACATGTGGCAAGAGCCGCCGAACAGCTGCGTGCGCGAGTAACCTTCGCTGATGTCGCCGAGGCGGGGACGGACCGGCACCACCCCGGAAAGCTTGCCGCAGCACTGGATCAGGTGATCCGGCAACCTCGGCCGGAATTAGCAGAGCTTCGAATCGAAGGACGGCATATGGGCCAACGCGTGCGGTCCGGATTGGGTGGAAAGGAGCGCGTCTCGTGGCGATGA
- a CDS encoding response regulator transcription factor, producing MNASGVKVVVAEDSVLIRDSVVRALATDPAIEVAGAAADFDSTLDLVRRHRPDVLITDVRMPPTGTDEGVRLARELRATHPGIGVIVLTHYAEPAYATALLDGGSAGRGYLLKERIARFDQLLNAVHVVAGGGSVLDPIIMEALLPRHRGADPMHRLTARELQVLGEIALGGSNQVVAQRLALSQRAVQKHINSIFAKLGITLDPALDQRVTAVLMFLAAQPR from the coding sequence GTGAACGCTTCCGGCGTCAAGGTCGTGGTCGCCGAGGATTCGGTGCTCATCCGGGACAGCGTGGTGCGGGCCCTGGCCACCGATCCGGCGATCGAGGTCGCCGGCGCGGCCGCCGATTTCGACTCGACCCTGGACCTGGTGCGCCGGCACCGGCCCGATGTGCTCATCACCGATGTGCGCATGCCGCCCACCGGCACCGACGAAGGGGTGCGGCTGGCCCGGGAACTGCGCGCCACCCACCCCGGCATCGGGGTGATCGTGCTGACCCACTACGCCGAACCCGCCTATGCCACAGCGCTGCTCGACGGCGGCTCCGCGGGCCGCGGCTATCTGCTCAAGGAGCGCATCGCCCGCTTCGATCAACTGCTCAACGCGGTGCACGTGGTGGCGGGCGGCGGCTCGGTGCTGGATCCGATCATCATGGAGGCGCTGCTGCCGCGGCACCGCGGCGCCGATCCCATGCATCGGCTCACGGCCCGGGAACTGCAGGTGCTCGGTGAGATCGCGCTCGGGGGCAGCAATCAGGTGGTGGCGCAACGGCTCGCGCTGTCGCAGCGGGCGGTGCAGAAACACATCAACTCGATCTTCGCCAAACTCGGCATCACCCTGGATCCGGCGCTGGATCAGCGGGTGACCGCCGTCCTGATGTTCCTGGCCGCGCAGCCCAGGTAG